The Corynebacterium camporealensis genome contains a region encoding:
- a CDS encoding DciA family protein: MTMSDLVSQVFERARELSPNPPKLVGKPRRFSMAPKPVEPAEENKEQEADSVNDDAAVLSYLTGPRGGKPTGPDGRKQRRSIDIPSLGQQIRKEIGQRGWEHELAHGWIMGNWDNLVGEAIAAHTKPEKIKDQVVYVSCANSNWATQLRYLQRQILKKIADRLGPDVIVKLQINGPKQHRNYTGRQWVKPQGSQDTYG, translated from the coding sequence ATGACGATGAGTGACCTCGTCAGCCAGGTCTTCGAGCGTGCGCGAGAGCTTTCCCCAAACCCACCAAAGCTGGTGGGTAAACCACGTCGCTTCAGCATGGCGCCGAAACCAGTCGAGCCTGCAGAAGAGAACAAAGAACAAGAAGCCGACAGCGTCAACGATGATGCTGCCGTCCTGAGTTATCTCACTGGTCCACGAGGTGGAAAGCCCACGGGGCCGGATGGGCGCAAGCAGCGGCGCAGTATTGATATTCCCAGCTTGGGCCAGCAGATTCGCAAAGAGATTGGGCAGCGTGGCTGGGAGCATGAGCTCGCGCACGGCTGGATCATGGGCAACTGGGACAACCTGGTTGGTGAGGCCATTGCGGCGCATACCAAGCCGGAAAAGATCAAAGACCAGGTGGTGTATGTGTCCTGCGCAAACTCCAACTGGGCGACGCAGCTGCGCTATCTGCAAAGGCAGATTTTAAAGAAGATTGCTGATCGGTTGGGGCCTGATGTCATCGTCAAGCTGCAGATCAATGGACCCAAGCAGCACCGTAACTACACTGGCCGACAGTGGGTTAAACCCCAAGGTTCTCAAGACACCTACGGATAA